The Trichosurus vulpecula isolate mTriVul1 chromosome 3, mTriVul1.pri, whole genome shotgun sequence genome includes a window with the following:
- the FBXW5 gene encoding F-box/WD repeat-containing protein 5, translated as MDDGGNPFLPDSIIYQIFLSLSHEDVLTAGLVCRQWQAVSRDEFLWKELFYRYYQVARDVPRHPAAVSWYEEFQRLYDTIPCVEVQTLREHTDQVLHLSFSHTGYLFASCSKDCTVKIWNNDLAISLLHSSNMRPYNWSYTQFSQFNQDDTLLLVSGVFLGPHNSSSGEIAVISLDNFALLSRVRNKPYDVFGCWLNETNLISGNLHRIGDITSCSVLWLNNAFQDVESENVNVVKRLFKIQNLNASTIRTVMVADCSRYDSPDLLLDAGSQPAAADTSPCQVFDLGSDNEEDEGWVLLPPETQPLRGPKEGLRRFLDDIMEGRARPVLSEQELESKVAEFLAQRRTKAPEASKESNDKKKYLIFTTGCLTYSPHQIGIKQILPHQMTTAGPVLGEERRSDEFFDSLDHVIDIHGHIIGMGLSPDHRYLYVNSRSWPSGSVVSDPMQPPPIAEEIDLHVFDLKTMKEVKRALRAHRAYTPNDECFFIFLDVSRDFVASGAEDRHGYVWDRHYNICLAKLRHEDVVNSVAFSPLEQELLLSASDDNTIKVWRSPRTVRIHQACRPRPRPLFFSWLGSQKS; from the exons ATGGATGATGGGGGCAACCCCTTCCTTCCAGACAGTATTATTTACCAGATCTTCTTGAGCCTGAGCCATGAAGATGTGCTGACCGCAGGGCTGGTGTGCCGCCAGTGGCAGGCAGTATCTCGAGATGAGTTCCTGTGGAAAGAGCTGTTTTACCGATACTACCAGGTGGCCCGAGATGTGCCTCGCCATCCAG CTGCTGTCTCCTGGTACGAGGAGTTTCAGAGGCTCTATGACACCATCCCCTGTGTGGAAGTACAGACCCTTAGAGAACACACTGATCAGGTCCTCCACCTCAGCTTTTCACACACAGGATACCTGTTTGCGTCCTGTTCCAAGGATTGTACTGTAAAG ATCTGGAACAATGACCTGGCCATCTCACTCCTGCATAGCTCCAACATGAGACCTTACAACTGGAGCTATACCCAGTTTTCCCAGTTCAACCAGGATGACACACTGCTCCTTGTGTCAGGAGTTTTCCTGGGGCCCCACAACTCTTCATCAGGAGAGATTGCTGTCATCAGCTTGG ACAATTTTGCTCTTCTCTCTCGAGTGCGAAACAAGCCATACGATGTGTTTGGATGCTGGCTCAATGAAACCAACCTGATCTCTGGGAATCTACACCGGATTGGAGACATCACATCCTGCTCTGTGCTCTGGCTCAACAATGCCTTTCAG GATGTCGAGTCAGAGAATGTCAACGTGGTGAAGCGGCTCTTCAAAATCCAGAACCTTAACGCCAGCACAATCCGCACCGTGATGGTGGCTGACTGCAGTCGCTATGACAGCCCCGACCTCCTGCTGGATGCTGGATCCCAGCCGGCTGCTGCTGACACCTCCCCTTGTCAGGTTTTTGACCTGGGCAGTGATAATGAGGAAGATGAAGGCTGGGTCCTACTCCCACCAGAGACCCAGCCCCTGCGGGGCCCCAAGGAAGGACTGCGGCGATTTCTAGATGATATCATGGAGGGGCGGGCACGACCCGTCTTGTCGGAGCAGGAGCTGGAGAGCAAAGTTGCAGAATTTCTGGCCCAGAGGCGGACCAAAGCCCCAGAGGCCAGCAAAGAGAGTAATGACAAGAAGAaatatttgatcttcaccacTGGCTGCCTCACCTATTCCCCACATCAGATAG GGATTAAGCAGATCCTGCCTCACCAGATGACAACAGCAGGGCCAGTGCTGGGAGAGGAGCGACGTTCAGATGAGTTTTTTGATTCATTGGATCATGTGATCGACATCCATGGACACATCATTGGGATGGGCCTGTCACCTGACCACAG GTACCTGTATGTCAACAGCCGCTCATGGCCCAGTGGCTCAGTGGTGTCAGATCCCATGCAACCACCACCTATTGCTGAAGAGATTGACTTACATGTGTTTGACCTTAAGACTATGAAGGAAGTGAAGAGGGCCCTCAGGGCCCACCGTGCCTATACCCCCAATGATGAGtgcttcttcattttccttgatgTCAGCAGGGATTTTGTTGCCAG TGGTGCAGAAGACCGACATGGCTACGTCTGGGACCGACACTACAACATCTGTTTGGCCAAGCTCCGGCACGAGGATGTGGTCAACTCTGTGGCCTTTAGCCCACTGGAACAGGAGCTGTTGCTGAGTGCCAGTGATGATAATACCATTAAAGTATGGCGGTCTCCCCGCACCGTGCGCATACACCAAGCCTGTCGTCCACGGCCCCGTCCACTCTTCTTCTCCTGGCTGGGCAGCCAAAAGAGCTGA